In Gammaproteobacteria bacterium, a single window of DNA contains:
- the gorA gene encoding glutathione-disulfide reductase — MAEKYDYDLFVIGAGSGGVRAARRAAGHGRSVAVAEDDLPGGTCVNRGCIPKKLLFYGAEYGERLACAGEFGWNLEAPPKFAWRHLRDGKDREVARLNGVYRRLLKEAGVALLTGRARLLDAHTVIVAERRFRARAILVAVGGRPWVPRDLPGREHVSTSDDLFRLQQLPRRALIVGGGYIAVELAGILHGLGVATILLYRGELFLRGFDPEIRAFLAQRMRARGMELRFRAEVAAVERRGDELRLRLADGDTLAADMVLYATGRRPNTAGMGLAEAGVRLDANGAVAVDEEFRSSAPSVYAIGDVIGRMALTPVALAEAEALIDRLYGGGRRPPLDYDCIPTAVFGQPNLATVGLTEPEARQRRPDAETHRSVFTPLQNALSARREPAMIKVIAEAGGGRVLGAHMVGPDAAEIMQGVAVALKAGIDKAGFDATVGIHPTLAEEFVSL; from the coding sequence ATGGCAGAAAAATACGACTACGACCTGTTCGTGATCGGGGCCGGTTCCGGCGGCGTGCGGGCGGCGCGGCGGGCGGCGGGACACGGCCGCTCGGTGGCGGTGGCCGAGGACGACCTGCCGGGCGGCACCTGCGTCAATCGCGGCTGCATCCCGAAGAAGCTGCTGTTCTACGGCGCCGAGTACGGCGAGCGTCTCGCCTGCGCCGGCGAGTTCGGCTGGAACCTGGAGGCGCCGCCGAAATTCGCCTGGCGGCATCTGCGGGACGGCAAAGACCGGGAAGTGGCGCGCCTGAACGGCGTCTATCGCCGCTTGCTAAAAGAGGCGGGCGTCGCGCTGCTGACGGGCCGGGCGCGGCTGCTGGATGCGCATACCGTAATCGTAGCGGAGCGGCGCTTTCGCGCCCGCGCCATCCTGGTGGCCGTCGGCGGCCGCCCCTGGGTGCCGCGGGACCTGCCGGGCCGGGAACACGTGAGCACCTCCGATGACCTGTTCCGCCTGCAGCAGTTGCCGCGCCGGGCGCTGATCGTAGGCGGCGGCTATATCGCCGTAGAGTTGGCCGGCATCCTGCACGGGCTGGGGGTGGCAACCATTCTGCTCTACCGCGGCGAACTGTTCCTGCGCGGCTTTGACCCGGAGATCCGCGCCTTTCTGGCCCAGAGGATGCGCGCCCGGGGCATGGAATTGCGCTTTCGCGCCGAGGTCGCGGCAGTCGAGCGCCGCGGGGACGAATTGCGGCTGCGGCTGGCGGACGGCGACACGCTGGCGGCGGACATGGTGCTGTACGCCACCGGCCGGCGGCCGAACACGGCGGGAATGGGACTGGCCGAAGCGGGCGTGCGCCTGGACGCCAATGGCGCCGTGGCGGTGGACGAGGAATTCCGTTCGTCAGCGCCTTCCGTCTATGCCATCGGCGACGTAATCGGCCGCATGGCGTTGACGCCGGTGGCGCTGGCCGAGGCCGAGGCGCTGATTGACCGCCTGTACGGCGGCGGGCGGCGGCCGCCGCTGGACTACGACTGCATCCCCACGGCGGTGTTCGGGCAGCCGAACCTGGCCACCGTCGGGCTCACCGAGCCGGAGGCGCGCCAGCGCCGCCCGGACGCGGAGACGCACCGCTCGGTGTTCACGCCGCTGCAGAACGCGCTGAGCGCGCGACGAGAGCCGGCGATGATCAAGGTGATCGCCGAGGCGGGCGGCGGACGAGTGCTGGGGGCGCACATGGTGGGCCCCGATGCTGCGGAGATCATGCAGGGGGTCGCCGTCGCGCTGAAGGCCGGCATAGACAAGGCGGGCTTCGACGCCACGGTGGGCATTCACCCCACCCTGGCCGAGGAGTTTGTCAGCCTCTAA